DNA from Planctomycetota bacterium:
TCCGAACGAGCGACACGAGAAACCCCACGCCCGCCGCCGCGGCGACGAGCGCCGTCAGAATCGGGCGGCGGCGCAGGACGCCGAGCGGAGACTCCGCGGACATCTTCACTTCGGAGTGAGCTTGAAGTAGCGGTTCTTCTTGCCGACCCGGAGGAGCGCTCCCTCCTTCACCTTGAGGACCGCCTTCGGGTCGGTGACCCGCACGCCGTCCACCTCCACGCCGCCCTGCTCCACGAGCCGGCGCGCCTCGCTCTTGGAAGGAGGAATCCGGGTGAGCATGAGCAGATCCACCACGCCCGCCTCGGCCGGAACCTCGAGGCGCGGGACCTCGGTGGGCGTCTCCTTGCGGGCCACGACCTTGTCCCATTCCGCGGCGGCCGCGTCGGCCTGATCGCGACCGTGATAGGCGGCCGTGATTTCCCGGCCCAGGCGGTCCTTGGCCGATTTCGGATGCGTCTTGGCCGGATCGCACATCCGGTCGATCTCGTCGACGGGAAGGGAGGTCAGCAGCGTATACCATTCCTTCATCGCCGCGTCCGGGATGCTCATCACGCGCGAGTACATTTCGAAGGGTTCCATCGCCACGCCGATGTAGTTGCCGAGGGATTTGGACATCCGCTCCCGGCCGTCCGTGCCCGTCAGGATCGGCGTGGTCATGGCCACCTGGGGCTCCATCCCCAGGTCCCTCATGAGGTCGCGCCCGACCATGAGGTTGAAGAGCTGGTCCGTCCCCCCCAGTTCCACGTCCGCCCGCACCACCACCGAGTCGTAGGCCTGCATGACCAGGTACAGGAACTCGTGCAGGCCGATGGGCACCCCCTCGCGGTAACGCTTGGAA
Protein-coding regions in this window:
- the tyrS gene encoding tyrosine--tRNA ligase, producing the protein MKSAREQLRDLLRGTVTVHTQEELLRKLERGTPLRVKLGVDPTAPDIHLGHTVVLRKLRQFQDLGHQAVLIIGDFTALVGDPTGRSKTRPQLSPAEVEAHAKTYVEQVGRVLDASRLEVVRNSAWLKPLPFYELVKLASKMTVARFLERDDFSKRYREGVPIGLHEFLYLVMQAYDSVVVRADVELGGTDQLFNLMVGRDLMRDLGMEPQVAMTTPILTGTDGRERMSKSLGNYIGVAMEPFEMYSRVMSIPDAAMKEWYTLLTSLPVDEIDRMCDPAKTHPKSAKDRLGREITAAYHGRDQADAAAAEWDKVVARKETPTEVPRLEVPAEAGVVDLLMLTRIPPSKSEARRLVEQGGVEVDGVRVTDPKAVLKVKEGALLRVGKKNRYFKLTPK